CGAATCTGGCCAGGTAATTACAGTAGAAGATGAAACAAAACTACACGTTCATTACAACCGTCCTACGTATTGGCAAGAGAAAAATTAATCTTCTTTTTAGCTTCGAATCGGCGTCAATCTTCATTCATTTGAAGGTTGGCGTTTTTTCCTTGTAGCGAGTGGTTTAACTTTGCTCCTTATCGATTCAACTCGAATAGTGTACAATAATACGTAACATTCACAGGTATGAAAAAAGGAGCCGATCATGATGACCTACAAAATGATCTCACGCCCATCTGCATATACAACATTTTCTCGCTCAGAATGGGCTGAGCTATCAGAGAAAATTTCAATTTCACTAACATCTCAGGAAAGAGCTCAACTACAAGGTATTAATGAAACAATCTCATCCGATGAGGTTACAGATATCTATTTACCACTTTCCGAACTTTTATTTATGCATATTAAACATGCATCTAGCCTTCACCAAGACCTAAATCAGTTTTTTCAAAAGAAAACAGAAAAAGTTCCTTTTGTGATTGGAATTGCTGGGAGTGTATCTGTTGGTAAGAGTACAACTGCTAGATTAATTCAAACACTACTATCTCGCCTTCCGACAAAACCAAAAGTAGATCTTGTCACAACTGATGGCTTCTTGTATCCAAATGCAACACTTGAAGAACGAGGACTAATGAAACGAAAAGGGTTCCCTGAAAGCTATGATATTGAAGGCTTGCTTAGCTTTCTAACCGACTTAAAGTCTGGTTCCGCTTACATGGAGGCTCCTCTCTACTCTCACCTTACCTATGATCGACTAGGCGAGAAACAAGTCATTGAACAACCCGATGTGGTCATCGTAGAAGGGATTAACGTGCTACAAGTAAATAAGAAAAGCAAAAAAATACCACAAATGTTCGTATCCGACTTCTTCGACTTTTCGATCTACGTTGACGCAGAAGAGGAGAATATTTTGGGCTGGTACATCGAACGTTTTAAATTATTACGTAACACAGCTTTCCAAAATCCAGACTCCTTCTTCCACCGTTACAAGGATCTCTCCGATGAAGAAGCGATTGGTTTTGCAACAGACATCTGGAAGGGCATCAACGGCGTTAATTTAGAACGAAACATCCGCCCTACCAAAAACCGCGCTGACCTCATCCTAAAAAAAGGCCCAGGTCACCGAGTAGAACAAATCCAAGTAAAGAAGAAATAAGAAGAAAAGCGGAGGAGTCCGTTTAGCGTAAGATAGAGTCCATATAATTGTGTAAAAAAGAATAAGCCACATCAATTTCTGGCAACAATGTTTTCAGCGACGAAAATATTGAAAGGAGAAATTGATGATGGCTCAAATTAAGTTTACCCTAGATATGGAAAATTTAAAAGATGAGGTTATGAATTCTGGATTAGAGGCTGTTGTAAAGTCTTCTCTTGTTTTAGTCTTAAATGAATTTATGGAAAAAGAGCGCGACGAGTATATGGAGTCTGATTTCTATCAAAGGGTAGATGATCGTAAGGATTACCGTAACGGTTACTATGAAAGAGATTATACGGTTTCGATCGGCAAACTACAGCTTAAAGTTCCCCGTACTCGAAGTGGGGAGTTCTCTACTAGTTTGTTTGAAAAATATCAACGAGCAGACCAATCACTGGTCCTCTCTATGTTAGAAATGGTCGTGAACGGGGTGTCTACCCGTAAGGTGACTAAGATCGTAGAACAGCTTTGCGGAGAAACCGTTTCTAAGTCGTTTGTCTCTAGCCTCACAGCTAAGTTAGACCCTCTCGTAAAGGAATGGGCTGACCGCCCTTTGAACATCACCTACTATAAATATGTCTACGTAGATGCCATGTATATTAAGGTGAGAGAGCACAATAAAGTAGTATCTAAGGCCGTCTATATCGCAGTGGGGGTAAACCAAGATCATAAAAGAGAAATCATTGGTTTACGTGTCAATCACGCAGAGAGTAAA
Above is a genomic segment from Bacillus sp. FJAT-45037 containing:
- the coaA gene encoding type I pantothenate kinase codes for the protein MMTYKMISRPSAYTTFSRSEWAELSEKISISLTSQERAQLQGINETISSDEVTDIYLPLSELLFMHIKHASSLHQDLNQFFQKKTEKVPFVIGIAGSVSVGKSTTARLIQTLLSRLPTKPKVDLVTTDGFLYPNATLEERGLMKRKGFPESYDIEGLLSFLTDLKSGSAYMEAPLYSHLTYDRLGEKQVIEQPDVVIVEGINVLQVNKKSKKIPQMFVSDFFDFSIYVDAEEENILGWYIERFKLLRNTAFQNPDSFFHRYKDLSDEEAIGFATDIWKGINGVNLERNIRPTKNRADLILKKGPGHRVEQIQVKKK
- a CDS encoding IS256 family transposase, which produces MAQIKFTLDMENLKDEVMNSGLEAVVKSSLVLVLNEFMEKERDEYMESDFYQRVDDRKDYRNGYYERDYTVSIGKLQLKVPRTRSGEFSTSLFEKYQRADQSLVLSMLEMVVNGVSTRKVTKIVEQLCGETVSKSFVSSLTAKLDPLVKEWADRPLNITYYKYVYVDAMYIKVREHNKVVSKAVYIAVGVNQDHKREIIGLRVNHAESKEAWMCFFDYLKSRGLQSPRLLISDAHSGLKSAITESFIGTSWQRCTVHFKRNIFQCMPKKGSYDAREMVKSIFDAPNPEAARTLKNEFIQTYELQKAYEKAINTLDEGFEDAIQFLDEPAEARIKIRTTNNLERLNSEIRRRERVIRIFPNNQSAFRLIGAVLMDYEKTLDCGGRKFYFPSESSM